The genomic interval TTTACGATGCATTAACACTAATTACCGTGTACATGGAGACACTGCTGCGAATACCTAAGTAAAGTATAAGCTCGACgcgtaaaatttttatattatttctaaacttgTTTCTTTCAGAATTCTCCACTATACATCGGCGGTGTAGGCAACGACACGAGCACAGACAACGAGTTGTCGCGGCAATGGCTCGTCCACACGGCCCTGGACGCGTTAGAAGAGAGACTCGCCACTACCAACACAGGAAACGCTGGCACAAATACGAACACTGCCCGTACTGATCTCAGAGATCTATATCTTGGCTTGTTATACTCTACTGATACGCATAAAATGTAAGTGATGTTTTTTACGAgtaacttgtatttttttcataacgtgcattaaaatctatataagaATCAGTTCGCGTATTTTCCTATTTATAAgtgtttttcaataataatatatctcatCATTTAATTTATGACTAGGTCCTTATTCTAAGGTGCTAATAATAACAGTTATGTTAtagtattaaatgttattaatttcctaaagcAAGACACTTCTAACACAACGATAGAGAAATAtagattatttactttaatgtttATGTCATGCATAGCATCACTTATATTTGTGTCTTATCCTTTCTTATCtcctgtttattttaaataaaacagatactTAAGTTTACGGTAAATTTCATAAGGCATTGTTTTGATCCgaagattttattacaaaactgcCAACAACCTTACGACCTTTCGATTTTCAatgcagttttgtttttatacatccCAGATGAAATACTTGAATGCCTGccgatatattttgattttcattCCATGAGATGAATTTTGTAGTACGtgtgctatatttttataagataagCCATAAACTATGAGACCGTCGCACGTACGTTCTGAGTCTAATCTCTCTTTGCATAAGACCATATTGTATAGGCAATAAAAAGCTAAATTGGGTACCACCTCATTTGATTCGGCCCATTCATGCTGcagcaaaaaatattgacacATGGTTCtactcaaagagaattataatatatagttctACTTTTGCTCTATCAATTACAAAACTGAGGTCGATATTTTAAGCTTCCTTTAAATCGTAATTATGTTTCAAAGTGACTTCACATAATCTGCTTAGAAATGTTTTACATCGTTTTTGAATATTCTAGATATGGGTACGTAACAAACACGCGAATCAAACTTGTGCTGGTGACAAGTTCGACCTCACCAAGCGGCAGTAACATCCGGGATGCTGAAGTGCGGACTGCACTGCGTAGACTACACGCCTTGTACGCCGACGCTATATGCAATCCATTTCATCTGCCTGGTGATCAAATTACTTCGCCGTAAGTATAAATCCACTATAAGCATCCATCCAATATTATCTGGTCATAATATTTTACCCATAATAAGtattgttaacaataaattgtatattccCCTTCATTTCAATGGTAGTACGTAAATGatacacaatacaatatttttctgttacaGGAAATTTGATAAGCAGGTCAAAAACATAATGATGAACAATGTTTAATCAATACTACGAACTGCGATTGCGGTCCTTTCTTCATTTAATTTCTGTGTTTAGTTTGTGTTAtacttgaaattattttatttaagtttataatattataaggctataattatgttattccGTATTTTAGTATTACCGAGAGTGtaactttacaaataaataactaattggTTATTGAGTTAATAAAGTGTGTAGCTACATaaagtttaaatcgtatttgtATCTAGTTTTTATCCCTATAACATGAAAAGAAGGCAATGGGATTTTTTTCTTGGAAAAGGTGATTCACATGGGTCAATGTCGTCCgcacctaatttaaaataaatcttaaaatgattaatatttgaGAATTTTCATGagggaaaatataataaaggtaTATAACTGACATCTAAATCCTATTTTGAGTTTAGCATGGCCTGATATCGtagccaaataaaatttaaaaaggttgAACGTTTTAAAGCTCCCTGGctctttaaagaaaaaaatgtttatacctaCACACTGCCATCTGTTAACTATATGTAAAAACAATCAAGATAGTACTATGACATAATTTATAGAGGGCgctttagtataaaaaaatattctacaagTGACAGGTCTCATCAAGCCCAGATAAAGTCAAGAATTCCGCCATCTCTTTCTTTTATGAAGTGAATTGCGAAGCTGTACTCCGGTTCAGCGCTGAGCAATTTTTAATAGGAAAGTTGTTTATCTCGACCGGATTATCGCAACAATATGGTAAGTAACGTATTATTTAGTGTAATTAAGTGTTTTCCGTCATATAAAgtgattta from Manduca sexta isolate Smith_Timp_Sample1 unplaced genomic scaffold, JHU_Msex_v1.0 HiC_scaffold_1169, whole genome shotgun sequence carries:
- the LOC119191192 gene encoding trafficking protein particle complex subunit 2-like protein isoform X2, giving the protein MNSPLYIGGVGNDTSTDNELSRQWLVHTALDALEERLATTNTGNAGTNTNTARTDLRDLYLGLLYSTDTHKIYGYVTNTRIKLVLVTSSTSPSGSNIRDAEVRTALRRLHALYADAICNPFHLPGDQITSPKFDKQVKNIMMNNV
- the LOC119191192 gene encoding trafficking protein particle complex subunit 2-like protein isoform X1, with protein sequence MAVCVAVIGKDNSPLYIGGVGNDTSTDNELSRQWLVHTALDALEERLATTNTGNAGTNTNTARTDLRDLYLGLLYSTDTHKIYGYVTNTRIKLVLVTSSTSPSGSNIRDAEVRTALRRLHALYADAICNPFHLPGDQITSPKFDKQVKNIMMNNV